The Limanda limanda chromosome 13, fLimLim1.1, whole genome shotgun sequence genome has a window encoding:
- the ubxn7 gene encoding UBX domain-containing protein 7 — protein sequence MRHIYVVVCGGKMAALGDASAPGMNGLIQQFTAITGATESVGQHMLEACSNNLEMAVTMFLDGGAIAEEPSTSSSSAASSSRAPPEDEVRAPIPQKQDILVEPEPLFGVPKRRRPARSIFDGFRDFQTETIRQEQELRNGGTVDKKLSTLADLFRPPIELMHKGSFETAKDCGQLENKWLMINIQNVQDFACQCLNRDVWSNDAVKTIIREHFIFWQVYHDSEEGQRYIQFYKLNKFPYISILDPRTGQKMVEWNQLDVASFLEQVSGFLAEHGQLDGPSCHAPPAKRARSESLIDASEDSQLEAAIRASLQETHYESSNVPEVPDSPRSDEESDAEPFSDSEGPISVDGSDSETPAPHEEKSSTSQHAPVPSATVAQHRLHPDSSTSSHRKSPYKENNHSHKKEESKKNHLEPSAAGPRHPHPGPDSGDNHCHSAAENSGAAKPSTTNACDVDCPDDNGPKARLMLRYPDGQREQISLSSKSKLLALVRHVQSKGYPNERFELVTNFPRRKLAHLDYDITLQEAGLCPQETVFVQERN from the exons GAGCCACAGAGAGTGTAGGGCAACATATGTTGGAAGCATGCAGCAACAACCTGGAGATGGCGGTGACCATGTTTCTGGATGGAGGCGCAATAGCAGAGGAGCCCAGCACCAGCTCCAGTTCAGCAGCTTCcagcagcagagctccaccTGAAGA TGAAGTACGAGCACCCATTCCACAGAAGCAGGACATATTGGTGGAACCGGAACCACTGTTTGGAG TGCCAAAGCGAAGACGACCTGCTCGATCAATATTTGATGGTTTCAGGGACTTCCAAACAGAAACCA TCCGTCAGGAACAGGAGCTGCGTAACGGTGGGACAGTGGATAAGAAACTGAGCACCCTGGCAGACCTTTTCCGTCCTCCCATTGAGCTCATGCACAAAGGCAGCTTTGAGACG GCAAAAGACTGTGGGCAGCTGGAGAACAAGTGGCTAATGATCAACATTCAAAATGTTCAGGACTTTGCCTGCCAGTGCCTAAACAGGGATGTTTGGAGTAACGATGCAGTGAAGACCATAATAAGAGAGCACTTCATTTTCTGGCAG GTTTATCATGATAGTGAAGAGGGACAAAGATACATTCAGTTTTATAAGCTGAACAAGTTTCCCTACATTTCCATCCTCGACCCCCGGACTG GACAAAAAATGGTGGAGTGGAACCAGCTGGATGTGGCATCGTTCTTGGAGCAAGTGTCTGGCTTCCTGGCAGAGCACGGGCAGCTCGACGGGCCTTCCTGCCACGCACCTCCCGCCAAACGGGCTCGCTCT GAGAGTCTGATAGATGCCAGTGAAGACAGTCAGCTGGAGGCAGCAATCCGAGCCTCCCTACAGGAGACCCACTACGAGTCTTCAAATGTCCCAGAAGTTCCTGATTCCCCTCGATCAGATGAAGAATCGGATGCAGAACCTTTCTCCGACAGCGAGGGTCCCATCTCTGTTGATGGCTCAGACAGTGAAACACCAGCACCCCACGAAGAGAAAAGTTCTACCAGCCAGCACGCCCCGGTCCCTTCGGCCACCGTGGCACAGCATCGTCTACATCCCGACAGTTCAACCTCCTCCCACAGAAAGTCTCCgtacaaagaaaacaaccacagtcacaagaaagaggagagcaaaAAGAACCACCTGGAGCCCTCGGCTGCCGGTCCTCGTCATCCTCATCCTGGTCCAGATTCAGGGGACAACCACTGTCACTCGGCAGCAGAAAATTCTGGAGCGGCGAAGCCCAGCACCACCAACGCCTGTGACGTGGACTGTCCTGATGACAAtg GTCCCAAAGCCAGGTTGATGCTCCGTTACccagatggacagagagagcaAATTTCCTTGTCTTCTAAATCAAAACTTTTG GCACTGGTAAGACACGTCCAGTCCAAAGGATACCCTAATGAACGCTTCGAACTCGTCACCAACTTTCCTAGAAGGAAGCTTGCCCACTTGGACTATGACATCacgctgcaggaggcggggcttTGTCCACAGGAGACTGTATTTGTGCAGGAGAGGAACTAG